A single region of the Brachypodium distachyon strain Bd21 chromosome 3, Brachypodium_distachyon_v3.0, whole genome shotgun sequence genome encodes:
- the LOC100833407 gene encoding trihelix transcription factor ASR3 isoform X2, with translation MSNAGDPAGAAAAAAATPSGRAPRLPRWTRQEILVLIEGKRMVEVRGGGRGGRGRVAAAAAAAAGEAAAALEPKWAAVAEYCRRHGVERGPVQCRKRWSNLAGDYKKIKEWERAAAAAREPSFWAMRNDARRERRLPGFFDREVYDILEGRGRGIVAGTSGGNAAGEEETAVRVDEEEEEEEEEKGKEKEVGVAEEPVFDSGRAAGDDTLFSEDEEGELEETPATTQASPPAVVALPISEKSEASRQQSTEQGTSSKDKQPRQQGQGAERGASPTQQQQQQQSGQKRQRTGDGDSEAGEEGTAGLQGKLLEILDRNNRMVAAQLEAQNVNWERDREQRRDQADSLAVVLGRLADALGRIADKL, from the exons ATGTCCAACGCCGGcgaccccgccggcgccgcggcagcggcggcggccaccccGTCCGGCCGCGCCCCGAGGCTGCCGCGGTGGACGCGGCAGGAGATACTGGTGCTCATCGAGGGCAAGCGCATGGTGGAGGTCCGCGGGGGCGGGCGAGGCGGGAGGGGCcgcgtggcggcggctgcggctgcggcggccggggaggcggcggcggcgctggagccCAAGTGGGCTGCGGTCGCCGAGTACTGCCGGCGTCACGGCGTCGAGAGGGGCCCCGTGCAGTGCCGCAAGCGGTGGAGCAACCTCGCCGGGGACTacaagaagatcaaggagTGGGAgcgggcggccgccgccgcgcgggaGCCCTCGTTCTGGGCCATGCGGAACGACGCGAGGCGGGAGCGCCGGCTCCCCGGGTTCTTCGACCGCGAGGTGTACGACATACTCGAAGGCCGGGGCCGGGGGATCGTCGCCGGGACCTCAGGCGGTAATGCCGCGGGGGAGGAAGAGACGGCGGTGCGCgtggacgaggaagaagaggaggaggaggaagagaaaggtAAGGAGAAGGAGGTGGGGGTAGCAGAGGAACCCGTGTTTGACAGTGGCCGCGCGGCCGGGGACGACACGCTGTTCTCGGAGGACGAAGAGGGGGAGCTGGAggagacgccggcgacgacgcaGGCATCCCCGCCGGCGGTTGTCGCCTTGCCGATATCCG AGAAGTCGGAAGCATCAAGGCAACAGAGCACTGAGCAAG GCACATCATCAAAAGACAAGCAACCAAGGCAGCAAGGCCAAGGCGCTGAAAGAGGAGCATCACCGacgcaacagcagcagcagcagcagagcggGCAGAAGAGGCAGCGGACAGGGGACGGCGACAGCgaggccggagaagaaggcacgGCAGGATTGCAGGGCAAGCTACTGGAGATCCTCGACCGGAACAACCggatggtggcggcgcagcTGGAGGCGCAGAATGTGAACTGGGAGCGCGACCGGGAGCAGAGGAGAGACCAGGCTGACAGCCTCGCCGTCGTGCTCGGCAGGCTCGCCGACGCCCTCGGCAGGATCGCCGATAAGCTCTAG
- the LOC100833407 gene encoding trihelix transcription factor ASR3 isoform X1 gives MSNAGDPAGAAAAAAATPSGRAPRLPRWTRQEILVLIEGKRMVEVRGGGRGGRGRVAAAAAAAAGEAAAALEPKWAAVAEYCRRHGVERGPVQCRKRWSNLAGDYKKIKEWERAAAAAREPSFWAMRNDARRERRLPGFFDREVYDILEGRGRGIVAGTSGGNAAGEEETAVRVDEEEEEEEEEKGKEKEVGVAEEPVFDSGRAAGDDTLFSEDEEGELEETPATTQASPPAVVALPISEKSEASRQQSTEQAGTSSKDKQPRQQGQGAERGASPTQQQQQQQSGQKRQRTGDGDSEAGEEGTAGLQGKLLEILDRNNRMVAAQLEAQNVNWERDREQRRDQADSLAVVLGRLADALGRIADKL, from the exons ATGTCCAACGCCGGcgaccccgccggcgccgcggcagcggcggcggccaccccGTCCGGCCGCGCCCCGAGGCTGCCGCGGTGGACGCGGCAGGAGATACTGGTGCTCATCGAGGGCAAGCGCATGGTGGAGGTCCGCGGGGGCGGGCGAGGCGGGAGGGGCcgcgtggcggcggctgcggctgcggcggccggggaggcggcggcggcgctggagccCAAGTGGGCTGCGGTCGCCGAGTACTGCCGGCGTCACGGCGTCGAGAGGGGCCCCGTGCAGTGCCGCAAGCGGTGGAGCAACCTCGCCGGGGACTacaagaagatcaaggagTGGGAgcgggcggccgccgccgcgcgggaGCCCTCGTTCTGGGCCATGCGGAACGACGCGAGGCGGGAGCGCCGGCTCCCCGGGTTCTTCGACCGCGAGGTGTACGACATACTCGAAGGCCGGGGCCGGGGGATCGTCGCCGGGACCTCAGGCGGTAATGCCGCGGGGGAGGAAGAGACGGCGGTGCGCgtggacgaggaagaagaggaggaggaggaagagaaaggtAAGGAGAAGGAGGTGGGGGTAGCAGAGGAACCCGTGTTTGACAGTGGCCGCGCGGCCGGGGACGACACGCTGTTCTCGGAGGACGAAGAGGGGGAGCTGGAggagacgccggcgacgacgcaGGCATCCCCGCCGGCGGTTGTCGCCTTGCCGATATCCG AGAAGTCGGAAGCATCAAGGCAACAGAGCACTGAGCAAG CAGGCACATCATCAAAAGACAAGCAACCAAGGCAGCAAGGCCAAGGCGCTGAAAGAGGAGCATCACCGacgcaacagcagcagcagcagcagagcggGCAGAAGAGGCAGCGGACAGGGGACGGCGACAGCgaggccggagaagaaggcacgGCAGGATTGCAGGGCAAGCTACTGGAGATCCTCGACCGGAACAACCggatggtggcggcgcagcTGGAGGCGCAGAATGTGAACTGGGAGCGCGACCGGGAGCAGAGGAGAGACCAGGCTGACAGCCTCGCCGTCGTGCTCGGCAGGCTCGCCGACGCCCTCGGCAGGATCGCCGATAAGCTCTAG
- the LOC100833407 gene encoding trihelix transcription factor ASR3 isoform X4 gives MSNAGDPAGAAAAAAATPSGRAPRLPRWTRQEILVLIEGKRMVEVRGGGRGGRGRVAAAAAAAAGEAAAALEPKWAAVAEYCRRHGVERGPVQCRKRWSNLAGDYKKIKEWERAAAAAREPSFWAMRNDARRERRLPGFFDREVYDILEGRGRGIVAGTSGGNAAGEEETAVRVDEEEEEEEEEKGKEKEVGVAEEPVFDSGRAAGDDTLFSEDEEGELEETPATTQASPPAVVALPISGTSSKDKQPRQQGQGAERGASPTQQQQQQQSGQKRQRTGDGDSEAGEEGTAGLQGKLLEILDRNNRMVAAQLEAQNVNWERDREQRRDQADSLAVVLGRLADALGRIADKL, from the exons ATGTCCAACGCCGGcgaccccgccggcgccgcggcagcggcggcggccaccccGTCCGGCCGCGCCCCGAGGCTGCCGCGGTGGACGCGGCAGGAGATACTGGTGCTCATCGAGGGCAAGCGCATGGTGGAGGTCCGCGGGGGCGGGCGAGGCGGGAGGGGCcgcgtggcggcggctgcggctgcggcggccggggaggcggcggcggcgctggagccCAAGTGGGCTGCGGTCGCCGAGTACTGCCGGCGTCACGGCGTCGAGAGGGGCCCCGTGCAGTGCCGCAAGCGGTGGAGCAACCTCGCCGGGGACTacaagaagatcaaggagTGGGAgcgggcggccgccgccgcgcgggaGCCCTCGTTCTGGGCCATGCGGAACGACGCGAGGCGGGAGCGCCGGCTCCCCGGGTTCTTCGACCGCGAGGTGTACGACATACTCGAAGGCCGGGGCCGGGGGATCGTCGCCGGGACCTCAGGCGGTAATGCCGCGGGGGAGGAAGAGACGGCGGTGCGCgtggacgaggaagaagaggaggaggaggaagagaaaggtAAGGAGAAGGAGGTGGGGGTAGCAGAGGAACCCGTGTTTGACAGTGGCCGCGCGGCCGGGGACGACACGCTGTTCTCGGAGGACGAAGAGGGGGAGCTGGAggagacgccggcgacgacgcaGGCATCCCCGCCGGCGGTTGTCGCCTTGCCGATATCCG GCACATCATCAAAAGACAAGCAACCAAGGCAGCAAGGCCAAGGCGCTGAAAGAGGAGCATCACCGacgcaacagcagcagcagcagcagagcggGCAGAAGAGGCAGCGGACAGGGGACGGCGACAGCgaggccggagaagaaggcacgGCAGGATTGCAGGGCAAGCTACTGGAGATCCTCGACCGGAACAACCggatggtggcggcgcagcTGGAGGCGCAGAATGTGAACTGGGAGCGCGACCGGGAGCAGAGGAGAGACCAGGCTGACAGCCTCGCCGTCGTGCTCGGCAGGCTCGCCGACGCCCTCGGCAGGATCGCCGATAAGCTCTAG
- the LOC100833407 gene encoding trihelix transcription factor ASR3 isoform X3: MSNAGDPAGAAAAAAATPSGRAPRLPRWTRQEILVLIEGKRMVEVRGGGRGGRGRVAAAAAAAAGEAAAALEPKWAAVAEYCRRHGVERGPVQCRKRWSNLAGDYKKIKEWERAAAAAREPSFWAMRNDARRERRLPGFFDREVYDILEGRGRGIVAGTSGGNAAGEEETAVRVDEEEEEEEEEKGKEKEVGVAEEPVFDSGRAAGDDTLFSEDEEGELEETPATTQASPPAVVALPISAGTSSKDKQPRQQGQGAERGASPTQQQQQQQSGQKRQRTGDGDSEAGEEGTAGLQGKLLEILDRNNRMVAAQLEAQNVNWERDREQRRDQADSLAVVLGRLADALGRIADKL; the protein is encoded by the exons ATGTCCAACGCCGGcgaccccgccggcgccgcggcagcggcggcggccaccccGTCCGGCCGCGCCCCGAGGCTGCCGCGGTGGACGCGGCAGGAGATACTGGTGCTCATCGAGGGCAAGCGCATGGTGGAGGTCCGCGGGGGCGGGCGAGGCGGGAGGGGCcgcgtggcggcggctgcggctgcggcggccggggaggcggcggcggcgctggagccCAAGTGGGCTGCGGTCGCCGAGTACTGCCGGCGTCACGGCGTCGAGAGGGGCCCCGTGCAGTGCCGCAAGCGGTGGAGCAACCTCGCCGGGGACTacaagaagatcaaggagTGGGAgcgggcggccgccgccgcgcgggaGCCCTCGTTCTGGGCCATGCGGAACGACGCGAGGCGGGAGCGCCGGCTCCCCGGGTTCTTCGACCGCGAGGTGTACGACATACTCGAAGGCCGGGGCCGGGGGATCGTCGCCGGGACCTCAGGCGGTAATGCCGCGGGGGAGGAAGAGACGGCGGTGCGCgtggacgaggaagaagaggaggaggaggaagagaaaggtAAGGAGAAGGAGGTGGGGGTAGCAGAGGAACCCGTGTTTGACAGTGGCCGCGCGGCCGGGGACGACACGCTGTTCTCGGAGGACGAAGAGGGGGAGCTGGAggagacgccggcgacgacgcaGGCATCCCCGCCGGCGGTTGTCGCCTTGCCGATATCCG CAGGCACATCATCAAAAGACAAGCAACCAAGGCAGCAAGGCCAAGGCGCTGAAAGAGGAGCATCACCGacgcaacagcagcagcagcagcagagcggGCAGAAGAGGCAGCGGACAGGGGACGGCGACAGCgaggccggagaagaaggcacgGCAGGATTGCAGGGCAAGCTACTGGAGATCCTCGACCGGAACAACCggatggtggcggcgcagcTGGAGGCGCAGAATGTGAACTGGGAGCGCGACCGGGAGCAGAGGAGAGACCAGGCTGACAGCCTCGCCGTCGTGCTCGGCAGGCTCGCCGACGCCCTCGGCAGGATCGCCGATAAGCTCTAG